A window from Pleuronectes platessa chromosome 6, fPlePla1.1, whole genome shotgun sequence encodes these proteins:
- the trim101 gene encoding tripartite motif containing 101, producing MSVDLSVLQSGGGAEGGALETLEKQLICPLCLELFTKPVVILPCQHNLCRKCANELYQPSLFQARTTMTVNSGRFRCPSCRHEVVLDRHGVYSLQRNLLVENIIDIYTQEVSSSSSNTTSAPPPPAPPAPPAPPSQLTCSEHEGEKLNIYCLSCRVPTCSLCKVFGAHGSCQVAPLTDVYQQHKDELSEGVSSLETLKDRVRALIHELEETSRNIELNSSAQRQSVCDGFDRMKCILGERHKAMTQRISSEQEEKTGHAQALVRCYGDSVEANARLMERAASGLDEPDQAAFVQNSRALITEVKTATCSCPIETLKPGYENLSPYEYNFLRQERALRSIDFMRAVEDAPEEPDVEPEEPREHPELKQHQEPSVQNLESGAEEVKETTSAPEEPAPDPELLRGREEPAGGDLQPQPDQAEENDGESGLINKKEEEEEEERDEGGAAPDSIKDTTICEEEGMSTQQAVTLLFYLLAFLLILQNMWAYIGCFICT from the exons atGTCAGTTGACCTGAGCGTCCTGCAGAGCGgcggaggagcagaggggggggCGCTGGAGACTCTGGAGAAACAGCTgatctgtcccctctgtctggAGCTGTTCACCAAGCCAGTGGTGATTCTGCCCTGTCAGCACAACCTGTGCAGGAAGTGTGCCAACGAGCTGTACCAG CCCTCACTGTTCCAGGCTCGAACCACCATGACGGTGAACAGCGGTCGATTCCGGTGTCCGTCCTGCAGACACGAGGTGGTGCTGGATCGCCACGGCGTCTACAGCCTCCAGAGGAACCTGCTGGTGGAGAACATCATCGACATCTACACACAGGAagtcagcagcagctccagcaacaCCACGAG TGCCCCCCcgcctcctgcacctcctgcacctcctgcgCCTCCTTCTCAGCTGACGTGCTCGGAGCACGAGGGCGAGAAGCTGAACATCTACTGTCTCAGCTGCCGGGTTCCAACCTGCTCCCTCTGCAAAGTGTTCGGTGCTCATGGGTCGTGTCAGGTGGCTCCTCTGACCGACGTCTACCAGCAGCACAAG GACGAGCTGAGTGAAGGAGTCAGTTCTCTGGAGACGCTGAAGGACCGAGTCCGGGCTCTGATCCACGAGCTGGAGGAGACGAGCAGGAACATCGAG CTGAACAGTTCGGCTCAGAGACAAAGTGTCTGTGACGGGTTCGACCGGATGAAGTGCATCctgggagagagacacaag GCCATGACTCAGCGAATCAGctcggagcaggaggagaagacaggcCACGCCCAGGCTCTGGTGAGATGCTATGGGGACAGCGTGGAGGCCAATGCCCGACTGATGGAGCGAGCAGCGAGCGGATTGGACGAGCCGGACCAGGCTGCCTTCGTCCAG aATTCCAGAGCGCTCATCACAGA GGTGAAGACAGCCACCTGCTCCTGTCCGATCGAGACCCTGAAGCCCGGTTACGAGAATCTGAGTCCGTACGAATATAACTTCCTCCGACAGGAGCGAGCTCTGAGGAGCATCGACTTCATGAGAG CTGTGGAGGAtgctcctgaagaaccagatgtggaaccagaggaacccaGAGAACATCCTGAACTAAAGCAGCATCAGGAGCCGTCCGTCCAGAACCTGGAATCTGGAGCAGAAGAAGTTAAAGAGACGACATCAGCACCAGAGGAACCAGCTCCAGATCCAGAGCTGCTGAGAGGCCGTGAGGAACCTGCAGGGGGCGACCTGCAGCCGCAGCCTGACCAGGCTGAAGAGAACGATGGAGAATCAGGTCTGATCaacaagaaggaggaggaggaggaggaggagcgagacGAGGGAGGTGCAGCTCCTGACTCCATTAAAGACACAACCATCTGTGAAGAGGAGGGAATGAGCACACAACAG gctgtCACCCTGCTCTTCTACCTGTTGGCCTTCCTGCTCATCCTTCAGAACATGTGGGCGTACATCGGCTGCTTCATTTGCACATAA